A region from the Terriglobia bacterium genome encodes:
- the mltG gene encoding endolytic transglycosylase MltG has product MRRLFAIFVLVVLGLGLWLVYGIFLPIKPAQTTFVMLHPGWSSRRIAQQLKSSGVIRSANAFVLLHYFRPAHKLKAGEYKFDASANAIEVGDRLAKGDIYTHTVVIPEGYNMFEIAQAIQDSGLGSAEDFLKVARDDVSLIRNIDPQAQTLEGYLFPDTYQFTRTQSMQDMVAMMVKRFEQEATKIGLRDNVHTIVTMASIVEKESAAADERPEIASVYYNRLAKRMGLAADPTVAYAAMLSGNYRGTIYRSDLDADSPYNTYKHAGLPPGPIANPGVGALEAAMNPAKTDYLFFVAEGNGSGRHRFSSTFEEHEKNVIAYRRAMNGH; this is encoded by the coding sequence ATGCGTCGCCTGTTCGCGATCTTCGTGCTGGTGGTTCTCGGACTCGGGCTTTGGCTCGTCTATGGGATCTTTCTGCCCATCAAGCCTGCGCAGACGACGTTCGTCATGTTGCATCCAGGGTGGTCGAGCAGGCGGATTGCGCAACAGCTCAAGAGCTCTGGTGTGATTCGCAGCGCGAATGCGTTTGTGCTGCTGCACTATTTCCGTCCGGCTCACAAGCTGAAGGCTGGTGAGTACAAGTTCGACGCAAGTGCGAATGCCATCGAAGTCGGCGATCGACTGGCGAAGGGCGATATCTACACGCACACAGTCGTCATTCCCGAAGGCTACAACATGTTCGAGATCGCGCAGGCGATCCAGGATTCGGGGCTCGGTTCGGCCGAGGACTTCCTCAAGGTTGCGCGTGATGATGTGTCGCTGATCCGGAACATCGATCCGCAGGCGCAGACGCTCGAAGGATATCTATTTCCCGATACTTACCAGTTCACCAGAACGCAGTCGATGCAGGACATGGTCGCGATGATGGTGAAGCGTTTCGAGCAGGAAGCGACGAAGATCGGCCTGCGCGACAACGTTCACACGATCGTGACGATGGCTTCGATCGTGGAAAAAGAATCGGCTGCCGCGGACGAACGTCCTGAGATTGCCAGCGTTTACTACAACCGGCTGGCGAAGCGGATGGGGCTGGCCGCCGATCCCACGGTCGCCTATGCGGCGATGCTCAGCGGCAACTATCGCGGGACGATCTACCGCAGCGATCTGGATGCCGATTCGCCGTACAACACCTACAAGCACGCGGGGCTTCCGCCGGGACCGATCGCGAATCCCGGGGTCGGGGCGTTGGAGGCGGCGATGAATCCGGCGAAGACCGATTACCTGTTCTTCGTGGCCGAAGGAAACGGCAGCGGAAGACATCGCTTCAGCAGCACGTTCGAGGAGCACGAAAAGAACGTGATTGCGTATCGAAGAGCGATGAACGGGCACTGA
- a CDS encoding CDP-alcohol phosphatidyltransferase family protein: MTWTSAIGKACGVVLYKIVDGLALTRISPNVLTFIGLVINIGAALLFGFASADNNQPRLFLYAGLVIIGAGIFDMVDGRVARATNQVTMFGAFFDSVIDRYSDVALFFGLLVYYARANRFFYVVLVAFVMVSSVMVSYTRARAESLIPLCKVGFMERPERIVLIIIGALFNRMAPVLWVIAVLSLITVIHRIRYTYEQTTLKDRENAAVLTR, encoded by the coding sequence ATGACCTGGACCAGTGCAATCGGCAAAGCCTGCGGCGTTGTGCTCTACAAGATCGTCGATGGCCTTGCACTTACCCGGATTTCCCCAAACGTTCTGACGTTCATCGGCCTGGTGATCAACATCGGTGCGGCGCTGCTCTTTGGCTTCGCCAGCGCCGACAATAACCAGCCGCGGCTGTTCCTCTACGCGGGACTGGTGATCATCGGAGCTGGCATCTTCGACATGGTCGATGGCCGCGTCGCACGCGCAACCAACCAGGTCACGATGTTCGGCGCCTTCTTCGACTCCGTCATCGACCGCTACAGCGACGTGGCGCTCTTCTTCGGGCTGCTGGTTTATTACGCTCGAGCCAATCGCTTCTTCTACGTCGTGCTGGTCGCGTTCGTCATGGTCAGCTCGGTGATGGTCAGCTACACGCGTGCGCGCGCCGAATCTCTCATCCCGCTCTGCAAGGTCGGTTTCATGGAGCGTCCGGAACGCATCGTGCTGATCATCATCGGAGCGCTGTTCAACCGCATGGCTCCAGTGCTCTGGGTCATCGCGGTGCTGTCGCTCATCACGGTGATTCACCGAATCCGCTATACCTACGAGCAGACAACGCTCAAGGACCGGGAAAACGCGGCGGTCTTGACGCGGTAG
- the greA gene encoding transcription elongation factor GreA — MPEHIKKKLEEEISVLEHELNVELPRELKKAAALGDLSENAEYHMAKQRQEFVRARLGQLKKRMAELSLVNLSNIPKDRAAIGSTILVYDSTKDEKIEYKLVTSEESDVTKGLVSTTSPIGRALMGKRVGDVSTVITPNGNRDLEVLKLSTIHDDLQ, encoded by the coding sequence ATGCCCGAACACATCAAGAAAAAGCTCGAGGAAGAAATCTCGGTCCTCGAACATGAGCTGAATGTTGAACTTCCCCGGGAGCTGAAGAAAGCGGCCGCTCTCGGAGACCTCAGCGAAAACGCCGAATACCACATGGCCAAACAGCGGCAGGAATTCGTCCGCGCCCGGCTGGGCCAGCTCAAGAAGCGCATGGCCGAGCTCTCGCTCGTGAACCTGAGCAACATTCCCAAGGATCGCGCCGCGATCGGCTCGACGATCCTGGTCTACGACTCGACCAAGGACGAGAAGATCGAGTACAAGCTGGTGACCAGCGAGGAATCCGACGTCACCAAAGGGCTGGTCTCGACGACTTCTCCCATCGGCCGAGCCCTGATGGGCAAGCGCGTCGGCGACGTCAGTACTGTCATCACACCAAACGGCAACCGCGACCTCGAGGTGCTGAAGCTGAGCACCATTCACGACGACCTGCAATGA
- a CDS encoding CarD family transcriptional regulator: protein MNTPTFSVGDKVVYPNHGVGVIEQISSRTIGTSVERFYLLKIEASSLKVMVPFENVTSVGLRRVVRNGEIQKILDFLCDGKCDNNSDWKYRFKENSDKMRTGSLMDVAVVLKSLLLLGQSKPLSFREKKMLERARYLLVSELSMAKAWTENDVEDALTKALAKSKLKFPEIAALEDA, encoded by the coding sequence ATGAATACTCCGACGTTTTCTGTAGGTGACAAAGTCGTTTATCCCAACCACGGAGTCGGCGTGATCGAGCAGATCAGTAGCCGGACCATAGGGACAAGCGTAGAGCGCTTCTATCTCCTGAAAATTGAGGCCAGCTCCCTCAAGGTGATGGTTCCATTCGAGAACGTCACCAGCGTGGGACTGCGCCGGGTTGTCAGGAACGGAGAGATCCAGAAAATCCTGGATTTCCTCTGCGATGGCAAGTGCGACAACAACTCCGACTGGAAGTACCGGTTCAAAGAGAACTCGGACAAGATGCGCACCGGGTCCCTAATGGACGTAGCGGTGGTGCTCAAAAGTCTGCTGCTCCTTGGACAAAGCAAGCCGCTCAGCTTCCGCGAGAAAAAGATGCTGGAGCGCGCCCGCTACCTGCTTGTCAGCGAGCTTTCGATGGCCAAGGCATGGACGGAGAACGACGTTGAAGACGCCCTCACGAAGGCTCTCGCGAAGTCCAAGCTGAAATTTCCGGAGATCGCTGCGCTGGAAGACGCCTGA
- a CDS encoding AI-2E family transporter yields MPEVEHDSSPASQAPASDAEIFRTVAELERRRYSRLQAASLIVLATAAVLTLMYFAKLVLVVALVSVLLAFILAPVVDACDRAHLPRWFGSGFAILLFLGISYMAMYFSYNRAISFLDDLPKYSERMRETVIRFRQRTEKIQKTAENVLQTTNTQDDKNAIPVKVKQTNWVDSVTQGAGTVTEIVLLVGFIPFLTYFMLSWQEHFRSSTVMLFKLENRNTAYVTLGLISAMIRSFIVGNVVVGLFISLVSMTVFGALHLPYFYFLGVISGFLSLIPYLGVVLALVPPLAAGIGQIHSEQVLIIVLTVLGLHLFALNVLYPKIIGKRLQLNPLAVTLALLFWGWLWGAMGLILAVPVTAALKIIFDHVEGLRPWGAWLGE; encoded by the coding sequence ATGCCGGAAGTCGAGCACGATTCATCCCCAGCATCGCAGGCTCCTGCGTCCGACGCAGAAATATTCCGCACCGTCGCCGAACTCGAGCGCCGGCGGTATTCCCGGTTGCAGGCGGCTTCGCTCATCGTTCTTGCCACAGCCGCCGTTCTCACCCTGATGTACTTCGCCAAGCTGGTACTCGTGGTGGCGCTGGTCTCGGTTCTGCTCGCATTCATTCTCGCGCCTGTCGTCGACGCCTGCGACCGTGCCCACCTTCCGCGCTGGTTCGGCTCTGGATTTGCAATCCTGCTTTTCCTGGGCATCTCGTACATGGCGATGTATTTCTCCTACAACCGCGCCATCTCGTTTCTCGACGATCTGCCGAAGTACTCCGAGCGCATGCGCGAAACCGTGATCCGCTTCCGCCAGAGAACCGAGAAGATTCAAAAGACGGCCGAGAACGTACTCCAGACGACCAACACTCAGGACGACAAGAATGCGATCCCTGTAAAGGTGAAACAGACTAATTGGGTCGACAGCGTGACCCAGGGCGCCGGTACTGTAACGGAAATCGTCCTGCTCGTCGGCTTCATCCCGTTCCTGACCTATTTCATGCTCAGTTGGCAGGAGCACTTCCGATCATCGACGGTAATGCTGTTTAAGCTCGAGAACCGCAACACCGCCTATGTCACTCTCGGCCTGATCTCCGCCATGATTCGAAGCTTCATCGTTGGAAACGTCGTGGTAGGTCTTTTCATCAGCTTGGTGAGCATGACTGTTTTCGGTGCCCTGCACCTCCCGTACTTCTATTTCCTCGGAGTAATCAGCGGGTTCCTGAGCCTGATTCCCTATTTGGGCGTCGTCCTTGCCCTGGTTCCGCCACTCGCGGCCGGCATTGGACAGATCCACTCTGAACAGGTCCTGATCATCGTTCTCACCGTCCTCGGCCTGCACCTGTTCGCACTCAACGTCCTCTACCCCAAGATCATTGGCAAGCGCCTGCAGCTGAATCCCCTCGCTGTGACCTTGGCGCTGTTATTTTGGGGTTGGCTCTGGGGGGCAATGGGCCTGATTCTAGCGGTTCCGGTCACCGCCGCCCTCAAGATCATCTTCGACCACGTCGAAGGCCTCCGTCCCTGGGGAGCCTGGCTCGGAGAGTAA